In one Alnus glutinosa chromosome 12, dhAlnGlut1.1, whole genome shotgun sequence genomic region, the following are encoded:
- the LOC133851088 gene encoding probable mannitol dehydrogenase, with amino-acid sequence MAKSPEQEHPKKAFGWAARDTSGVLSPFKFSRRATGDEDVTFRVLYCGICHSDLHMIKNHWGMSTYPLVPGHEFVGEVTEVGSKVKKVKVGDKVGVGGVIGSCHSCDNCKNDLEVYCPEMILTYSSSYSDGTITYGGYSDTMVANERYIIHFPENMPLGAGAPLLCAGITVYSPLKYFGFAEPGKHIGIVGLGGLGHLAVKFAKAFGAKVTVISTSISKKDEALEHLGADSFLLSTDQEQVQAAKNTMDGILDTVSAVHPILPLLDLLKSHGKLVLLGGPEKPLELPVFPLLMGRKMVAGSAAGGMKEIQEMVDFAAKHNITAETEIIPMEYVNTAMERLAKGDVRYQFVIDIGNTLASTKP; translated from the exons ATGGCGAAATCACCAGAGCAAGAGCACCCGAAGAAGGCCTTCGGATGGGCAGCCAGGGACACTTCAGGGGTCCTCTCGCCCTTCAAATTCTCCAGAAG AGCAACGGGAGACGAGGACGTAACATTCAGAGTTCTTTATTGTGGGATATGCCACTCGGACCTTCACATGATCAAGAACCATTGGGGGATGTCCACCTACCCACTTGTCCCTGG GCACGAATTCGTTGGGGAAGTAACAGAAGTGGGGAGCAAGGTGAAGAAAGTTAAAGTAGGAGACAAAGTGGGCGTGGGAGGCGTGATCGGTTCATGCCATTCTTGCGACAATTGTAAGAATGACCTTGAAGTTTATTGTCCTGAAATGATTCTTACCTACAGTTCCTCTTACTCTGATGGAACAATCACATATGGAGGCTACTCAGACACAATGGTAGCTAACGAGCGCTACATTATTCACTTCCCGGAAAACATGCCACTTGGCGCCGGCGCTCCACTTCTTTGTGCTGGAATCACAGTTTATAGTCCCTTGAAATATTTTGGTTTTGCCGAGCCGGGCAAGCATATTGGAATTGTTGGTCTAGGTGGGCTTGGTCATCTGGCTGTTAAATTTGCAAAGGCTTTTGGGGCAAAAGTTACGGTTATTAGCACCTCCATTAGCAAGAAGGATGAAGCTTTGGAACATCTTGGTGCTGACTCATTTTTGCTTAGCACTGACCAAGAACAAGTCCAG GCTGCCAAGAATACAATGGATGGTATCCTCGATACTGTATCTGCCGTGCACCCCATTTTGCCATTACTTGATCTATTGAAGTCCCATGGAAAGCTTGTTTTGCTGGGTGGACCAGAAAAGCCGCTTGAACTACCCGTCTTTCCTTTGCTTATgg GAAGGAAGATGGTTGCGGGAAGTGCCGCTGGAGGAATGAAGGAGATACAAGAAATGGTAGACTTTGCAGCGAAACATAACATTACGGCGGAAACAGAGATTATTCCAATGGAGTACGTGAACACGGCAATGGAGCGCCTTGCTAAGGGTGATGTTAGATACCAATTTGTCATTGATATCGGAAACACCTTGGCCTCTACCAAACCCTAA